Sequence from the Malaciobacter pacificus genome:
TATCATCATTTCTTCTTGCAAGTGGAGAGATTTCAACAGGATACTCTGTAATAAAAGTAGGATCAATTAATTTATCTTCTACATACTCATCAAATAACTCACCTTGTAATTGACCTAAGTTCATTTTTTCATTTACTTCAAGATTTTGCTCTTTCATAAAAGCAATTATCTTATCTTTATCTTCAACAATATCAGCTGGAACTCCACCAATCTCATAAAGTGATTGAATTAATGGAATCTCTGTAAAGTTACTGAAGTCGATTTTAAATTCACCATAAGGTAAAACTGTAGGTAAATCTAAATGTTCAAATAAAAATTCAAAGTACTCTTTTGTAAGTATAATTAAATCTTTGTATGTTTTGTAGGCCCAATAAAACTCAATAGATGTAAACTCTGGATTATGTGTTGCATCCATTCCTTCATTTCTAAAACATCTATTTATTTCAAATACTGCTTCAAATCCACCAACAATACATCTTTTTAAATATAGTTCAGGTGCAATTCTTAAAAATCTATCAATTCCTAATGCATTATGATGAGTAACAAATGGTTTAGCATTAGCTCCACCTGCAATAGGGTGCATCATTGGAGTTTCAACTTCTAAGAAACCTTTGTTTTCAAAGAATCTTCTAGTTAGTGAAATAACTCTAGATCTAATTTGGAAAGTTTTTCTAACTTGTGAATTCATAATTAAGTCTAAGTATCTTTGTCTATATCTTAACTCTTTATCTTGAATACCGTGGTATTTTTCAGGAAGTGGTGAAATGGCTTTTGTTAAGATTTTTAAATCATGAACGTGTAATGAAAGCTCACCTTTTCCAGTAATAAATGGATAACCACTTACTTCAATAATATCTCCAACTTCTACATTCTTTTTGAAAATATCGTTATAAAAACCTTCTGGTAAATTATCTCTTGCCACATAAATTTGTAAAATTCCTGACTCATCTTCAATTTTAAGAAAAGATGCTTTTCCCATAAGTCTAAAAAACTTAATTCTACCTGCAACTGTATAGTTTCTATTTTCATCTCTTTTTTCTTCAGTTTTAAATATATCACTGTTTACATTGATATACTTAGAAATAGAAGTATTTCTTTTACTATCATTTGCATAAGGATTAAATCCCGCTTCTTTTAAAATATTGGCTTTTTCTATTCTTTGTTGTATGTATTTATTTTCGAACAATATTTATTTCCTTTTTTAGTTAGTTTCTTCTGGTTTATTTACAATACTTTGTAGTTTTTCTTTCATTGTATTGATTTGCTCATCTGTTGCTGTTGATACTTCTTTAACTTTCTCTTCTACTTTATTCATAACCTCTTCTTCAACAGCTTTTTTTACTTCATCTACACTTTTTTCTACTTCTTGTTTTATCTCATTTGTAGTTTCATCTATGCTTTCTTGAATTTTTTCACTTGTAGGTTTTTCACTTGATGTTGCATCTTTTGCTGTATCAACAACAGTATCTACAGTGTTTCCTATCTTTGTTGTGATTGAACTTGTATCTAGTTTAATTATATATGAACCAACACTTAATAAATGTGGCATAACAACTGAACCAGCCGATTTCTCATCAATTGCTTTTTTAAATGAATTTACTTGGTATAATGCATAAGCAATAACAGAAAAGATTAAAAACACTTTTGCTGCACCAAATAAAAATCCAAAAATTCTATCAAAAATTCCTAGACCACTTGCGTTGAAAATTTTGCTTATGATTAATCCTAGTGCATAAACAATAATCCAAAAACCAATTAACGCAACAATAAATCCAATTAATTTAATTGTTGTTTCATTTTCAAGTGCTAAAAAAGGTGCTATTAAATCACCAATATCTTTAGATACTCTTGAAGCTACAAATATAGCACCAATAATTCCAACAATTCCAAATACCTCTTTGATAAGTCCTCTAAAAAGTCCTTTAAGTCCTAAAACTAAAGTAATACCTAGTACCACCATATCAAAAATAGTAAAATCTTGCATAAATTTCCTTTGTATAATATGCGATATTCTATCTAATGTTTACAAAATAGAAGTTTAATTAAAATTAATCATAAAGCTTGCACCAAAATATTTTTTATTTTCATATTCAAATGCAATATTTTTAATATCAATACTATAACCTAAATTTTTTACAAAAAGCTCATTTACAATATATAATCCTAAGCCAACACCAAAAGCTTGATGTTTTGTAGTAAAATAAGGTTCTAATATTTTAGAAATAATCTTTTCATCTATACCATTTCCACTATCTGTTATTTGTAAAATATTATTTTTAAATTCAATTAATATAACTCTTTCATCTTCATTTTTATTATGTGTCAAAGCATAAATGGAATTATCTAAGATATTTAAAATTGCTTGTGAAAAATCATTTTTATTACATTTTAAAATAGTATCACTTTCATAAATAAAAGAGCATTTAATATTGTTTTTTTCAAATATTGATTCAAAAAAGTCAGTGGCTTCTTTTAATGCCTCAACTAGTGAAAAATTATTGATATTGTTCTCTTTATTAAAAAAGTTTGTAAAATTTTCAATAGTATGTGATAGCTTTTGTGTATTTGAAATAATATCATCACAAGACTTTTCAAAATCTTTATTAGATAATAAATTAAGCTCTTTTTGAATCTTCATACCACTTGCAATTGTGCTAATAACACTTAAAGGTTGTCTCCATTGATGAGCAATATTCTTAAGGATGTCTGCAATGGCTGCAATTTTTGATTGTTGAAAGAGTAATCTATCTTTTTCTTTATCTTTTTCTATTTCTTTTATGTCTTGAGTTATATCTGAAAAAGTTGCAATTATGTAACTTTCACTTGGGTTTGTTGAAGCTTTTACTGAAAAATGTCTAATCTCATTTTTACTATTTTTCATAGCAACTCTAAAATGCTTTTCGCTATTAATCAAAATATGTTCTGCCCAATTTTTACCTTCATAATCTTTATCGACAATATATAAATCATTATCTAAATCTATAAAAGTTTTACAAATACATCTATATTTTTCTTTGAATTCATCAAGGGTTGTAACATCTTTGAAAAATTCTATTAATTTTTTATTTGCATCAATTAATGTATCTCCATTTGTAATTACAATTATACTAAGTTGAGAGTCTAAAATTGATTGTTTTTTCATCTCTTGAGCTTTAATTTTGTTTAAGTAAGAAGAATAAATATAAATTAAAAAAGAGAAAAATATAAATATTAGTGCAATAATAGAACTCATTATAATTTTTATTTTAAAAGATTTTACACTATTTAAATCAATGTTTTTCAAGTCTAGAAAGTTTATTATATAAGCTAGTTTTTCACCATTTGCAGTGTTTAATGTATAATTTGAAATTAGATAGTTATTTTCAATAATATATTCTTTAATATTCACATACTTTTCAATCTTATTTTCTGTTACATAATTTATTAAGTTCTCGTCTGCATTTATATTAGCTATATAATAATCATCAATGAAAATATTTGTGTGAGGATATTTTAAAGTATTTTTATATTTTTTATCAGCAATTACTAAACTGTTTATATTATTTTCTTTTAAATCTTTAGCAATTGAATTAAAATGAGTTATTATTTCTAAAGCCCCTAAAAAGTTATTTTCTTTATCAAAAATTGGCGTTCTTGCTTTTAATGTTAGATTAAATAATGCAACACTTATAGAACTTGAAACATCTTTATCCATTAAACTTTTTTTTAGATCTTTTCTAAAAAGTAAATTATCACCTTTTAATTTAGTCCAAGATCTATAAACACTTTTACCATTTTTATCAACTATTTGAATCCAAACATTTTTATATTTTGAATATTTATTAATCTCTTTTGTGATGTTTTGATAATCTATTTGATCGTAACTTTTATTTTTCATAATATTTTGTAGATCATAACTTTTAGCTAAAGCTAAAGAGATAGTTAGTGTTGTGTTTAATTTATCTTTGATTAAATTTTGTGTTGTTTTAACTATATTTTGATGGGTGGATTTGTAAATAGAATTTAGAAGCTCATGTTGTTTATTGGAAATATAATAATAGGAACTGATAATTATTAAAATTGCTAAAATTGAGAAAGTTAGAATTATTGTTAATATATTTTTTTTTAGTTGCATAATTTTATATTTAATTTTCCTATATTTATCAATTTAGATTATATAAAAGTAAGGCTTTTTTTTAATTGAAATTTTCATTTTAAATTAATATTTTTTAGATAAAATCACAAGATGATAAAAAGATACCCAACAAAACAAATATTCGTAGGAAATGTACCAATTGGTGGTGATGCTCCAATACCAGTTCAATCTATGACTTTTACAAAAACATCAGATGTAAAAGCAACAGTTGAGCAAATAACAAAATTACATTTTGCTGGTGCAGATATTGTAAGAGTTGCTGTTCCTGATTTAGAAGCAGCTAATGCATTAAAAGATATAAAATCTCAAATTGATTTACCACTTGTTGCAGATATACATTTCAAATATAAACTTGCTTTAATTGCAGCTGAAGTTGTAGATTGTATCAGAATTAATCCAGGCAATATAGGAGATAAAAAAAGAGTTGCTGAAGTTGTAAAAGCTTGCCAGCAAAGAAATATTCCAATTAGAATTGGAGTAAACTCTGGAAGTTTAGAAAAGCAATTTGAAGATAAATATGGGCAAACACCTGAAGGAATGGTTGCAAGTGCTGAATATAATATAAAATATCTTGAAGATTTAGGTTTTACTGATATGAAAATATCATTAAAAGCAAGTGATGTTCAAAGAACAGTTCAAGCATATAGAATGTTAAGACCTAAAAATAATTATCCATTTCATTTAGGTGTAACAGAAGCTGGAACACAGTTTCACTCAACTATTAAATCTTCAATTGCATTAGGTTCACTATTACTTGATGGAATAGGGGATACTTTAAGAGTTTCAATGACAGGTGAGCTTGAAGAAGAGATTAAAGTAGGAAAAGCAATCTTAAAAGATGTAGGAATTGCAAAAGAGGGATTAAATATCGTTTCTTGTCCAACTTGTGGAAGAATTGAAGCAGATTTAGTAAGTGCAGTAGCTGAAATTGAAAAAAGAACAGCACATATTAAAACACCACTTGATGTTTCAGTAATGGGATGTGTTGTAAATGCTATTGGTGAAGCTAAAAGCGCTGATGTTGCAATTGCATTTGGTAAGGGAAGTGGATTAGTAATGAAAAGAGGTGAAATAATTGAAAAGCTTTCAGGTGATGCTTTAATTAATAAGTTTATACAAGAGGTTGAACTTGAAGCTGAAAAAAGAAAATAATGAGTGATAATATAAAATCTTTTAAAGAAGTTTTATCCTCTGAAATTGTGTATATAAAAGAGCAATTTTTATCAAGATATATTGCTAGTTTTAGAAAAATAGAAGAGGAAGAGTATGTAAATATAAAAGATTTTTTTTGTGATATTATAGAAGATATTTGTAATGGAAATTTAGAAAAATCATTTATTACTTGTGAAAAATTAGTAGAACTAAATATTAAACTCTCAATTCCATATGTAACTTTAACAAATGAACTTATAAATTTAGAAAAGTTAATTATGGAAAGACTCTTATATAAAAATGCAAAAGATGAAATTTATGAGATTTATAAACTTCATTTGGAATTAGAAGATACTATAGCAAAAATCTATCTTGATAAATATACTGAGAGTTTAATTAGTAAAAATAACATTAGATTATCTAGTTTAAATGATATATATGAAAGAAATGTAGTGTTATATTATAAGGCTCATTTAGAGTGGTTAAACGAGTTATCAAAAGCTGTAAAATCAAGAGACATAGCTATAATCCCTGAAACTAATCACACCCTTTGTACTTTTGGAAAATGGTTACACAGTGATGGTAAGAAAATAATTCAAAATAATTCAAAATATAATAGTATTTTGAAAATGCATGAGAAACTTCATTTTATGTCAAAACAAATTATGAGCTATTTATCAAAAGATAGTGGGCAAAACCATATCTTGCTAACATATTTAGAAAAAAGTGAAATGTTATCTTTATCTTTAGGAACAGAGCTTGCATTAATTGACAATACTTTAATAAATAATGAAGCGAAAAAAGATCCACTAACAGGTGCATTAAATAGACAAAGGATAGAAAAACTTTATCAAAATCAATTAGAAATTGCATCAGCTACAGCAGAAACATTTGTACTTGCAATGTGTGATCTTGATTATTTTAAAAATGTAAATGATAGCTATGGTCATATGGTTGGGGATAAAATGTTAAAAGCTTTTGTTCAAATTGCAAAAAAAAGCCTTAGAAGTTCAGATATGATTATTAGATATGGTGGAGAAGAGTTTGTCTTTATACTTCCTGCTGTTAATGCAAAAAAAGCAAAAGAGATTTTAAATAAAATTAGAGAAGATTTCCAATCATTTAGTATAGATTATGAAGATAAAAAAGTATCAACAACAATAAGTATTGGTTTTATACAAATCAATTCAGAAAATGGCGAATCCTATTTTAAAAATTTTGAAGATGCTTTAATAATAGCTGATAGAAAGCTATATGAAGCTAAAAATAGTGGTAGAAATAGAGTTTGCTAATAATTTGGAGAAAAGATGGATAGTGTTTATAGTATAAATATAGAAAGAGCAGTATTAAGTTCGATTTTATTTAATCCAGAAGAGTTTGAAGATGTTTTAGGTGTTTTAAAAGCAAATGACTTTTATTTGCCTGCACACAAAAAAATATTTGAGGTAATGGAAAAACTTCATAGTGATGCTATGCCTATTGATGAAGAGTTTATTAGAAGAAAACTTGAAGGTAAAGATGTAGATGACTCAATTTTACTTGAAATTCTTTCAGCAAATCCAATTACTAATACTTTAGCTTATGTTAGAGAAATCAAAGATGGTGCAATTAAAAGAGAGCTTGCCACACTTGCAACAACTATCAAAAAAGTAGCTATCGAAGAAGAGGTAAGTGCAAATGAGGCCCTTGATACAGTTCAAGGTGCTTTATACAAAAT
This genomic interval carries:
- the ispG gene encoding flavodoxin-dependent (E)-4-hydroxy-3-methylbut-2-enyl-diphosphate synthase; translated protein: MIKRYPTKQIFVGNVPIGGDAPIPVQSMTFTKTSDVKATVEQITKLHFAGADIVRVAVPDLEAANALKDIKSQIDLPLVADIHFKYKLALIAAEVVDCIRINPGNIGDKKRVAEVVKACQQRNIPIRIGVNSGSLEKQFEDKYGQTPEGMVASAEYNIKYLEDLGFTDMKISLKASDVQRTVQAYRMLRPKNNYPFHLGVTEAGTQFHSTIKSSIALGSLLLDGIGDTLRVSMTGELEEEIKVGKAILKDVGIAKEGLNIVSCPTCGRIEADLVSAVAEIEKRTAHIKTPLDVSVMGCVVNAIGEAKSADVAIAFGKGSGLVMKRGEIIEKLSGDALINKFIQEVELEAEKRK
- a CDS encoding sensor histidine kinase, translated to MQLKKNILTIILTFSILAILIIISSYYYISNKQHELLNSIYKSTHQNIVKTTQNLIKDKLNTTLTISLALAKSYDLQNIMKNKSYDQIDYQNITKEINKYSKYKNVWIQIVDKNGKSVYRSWTKLKGDNLLFRKDLKKSLMDKDVSSSISVALFNLTLKARTPIFDKENNFLGALEIITHFNSIAKDLKENNINSLVIADKKYKNTLKYPHTNIFIDDYYIANINADENLINYVTENKIEKYVNIKEYIIENNYLISNYTLNTANGEKLAYIINFLDLKNIDLNSVKSFKIKIIMSSIIALIFIFFSFLIYIYSSYLNKIKAQEMKKQSILDSQLSIIVITNGDTLIDANKKLIEFFKDVTTLDEFKEKYRCICKTFIDLDNDLYIVDKDYEGKNWAEHILINSEKHFRVAMKNSKNEIRHFSVKASTNPSESYIIATFSDITQDIKEIEKDKEKDRLLFQQSKIAAIADILKNIAHQWRQPLSVISTIASGMKIQKELNLLSNKDFEKSCDDIISNTQKLSHTIENFTNFFNKENNINNFSLVEALKEATDFFESIFEKNNIKCSFIYESDTILKCNKNDFSQAILNILDNSIYALTHNKNEDERVILIEFKNNILQITDSGNGIDEKIISKILEPYFTTKHQAFGVGLGLYIVNELFVKNLGYSIDIKNIAFEYENKKYFGASFMINFN
- a CDS encoding CvpA family protein gives rise to the protein MQDFTIFDMVVLGITLVLGLKGLFRGLIKEVFGIVGIIGAIFVASRVSKDIGDLIAPFLALENETTIKLIGFIVALIGFWIIVYALGLIISKIFNASGLGIFDRIFGFLFGAAKVFLIFSVIAYALYQVNSFKKAIDEKSAGSVVMPHLLSVGSYIIKLDTSSITTKIGNTVDTVVDTAKDATSSEKPTSEKIQESIDETTNEIKQEVEKSVDEVKKAVEEEVMNKVEEKVKEVSTATDEQINTMKEKLQSIVNKPEETN
- the lysS gene encoding lysine--tRNA ligase, whose product is MLFENKYIQQRIEKANILKEAGFNPYANDSKRNTSISKYINVNSDIFKTEEKRDENRNYTVAGRIKFFRLMGKASFLKIEDESGILQIYVARDNLPEGFYNDIFKKNVEVGDIIEVSGYPFITGKGELSLHVHDLKILTKAISPLPEKYHGIQDKELRYRQRYLDLIMNSQVRKTFQIRSRVISLTRRFFENKGFLEVETPMMHPIAGGANAKPFVTHHNALGIDRFLRIAPELYLKRCIVGGFEAVFEINRCFRNEGMDATHNPEFTSIEFYWAYKTYKDLIILTKEYFEFLFEHLDLPTVLPYGEFKIDFSNFTEIPLIQSLYEIGGVPADIVEDKDKIIAFMKEQNLEVNEKMNLGQLQGELFDEYVEDKLIDPTFITEYPVEISPLARRNDDKPHLTDRFELFIAGKEIANAFSELNDPIDQLERFEGQMAAKHSGDDEAHEMDEDFVNALSYGMAPTAGQGIGIDRLVMMLTNEHSIRDVLLFPAMKPVKHEINLHDDVDEEN
- a CDS encoding diguanylate cyclase, whose protein sequence is MSDNIKSFKEVLSSEIVYIKEQFLSRYIASFRKIEEEEYVNIKDFFCDIIEDICNGNLEKSFITCEKLVELNIKLSIPYVTLTNELINLEKLIMERLLYKNAKDEIYEIYKLHLELEDTIAKIYLDKYTESLISKNNIRLSSLNDIYERNVVLYYKAHLEWLNELSKAVKSRDIAIIPETNHTLCTFGKWLHSDGKKIIQNNSKYNSILKMHEKLHFMSKQIMSYLSKDSGQNHILLTYLEKSEMLSLSLGTELALIDNTLINNEAKKDPLTGALNRQRIEKLYQNQLEIASATAETFVLAMCDLDYFKNVNDSYGHMVGDKMLKAFVQIAKKSLRSSDMIIRYGGEEFVFILPAVNAKKAKEILNKIREDFQSFSIDYEDKKVSTTISIGFIQINSENGESYFKNFEDALIIADRKLYEAKNSGRNRVC